The Paenarthrobacter aurescens region CCTTTTTGGGGACCGAACACCCGGGCAACTCCCTGCGGACCGCACAGGACATTGAACGGGTTCAGCGCCAGCTCCAGTTGGCAAGCGGCCAGCCGGGGATCCAGTCCGGAGAAGTCCACACTTCCTGCGTTGCACAGGGCGGCCCCACCTTCGGGAAGTTCCCTGCCGTGCGCGTCAAGGATCCGCACGCCCAAGGCACGCAAGGCGCCCGCACCGCCGTCGGACGTTCCGGAATCACCGCACCCCACCACGATCCTTTCCACGCCCTGATCCAGCGCCGCAAGGATCAACTCGCCCACACCAAAGGTGGTGGTCTTCCCCGGATTGCGCATGGTCCCCGGCACCAGGCGAAGGCCCGCAGCTGCTGCCATCTCAACTACTGCGGTGGGCCGGTCCACCCTGCCCAGGACGGCAAAGTGCGAATCCACCGGCTCCCCCACCGGCCCGGTAACCCGGGTACGGATGATCTTCCCCGCCGTAGCGCTGGCGAGCGCAGCGGCAGTGCCCTCGCCGCCATCGGCCATGGGTACTGCGTTGATGCTCACTCCCGGAATGACGCGGCGGATGCCGGCAGAGATTGCCGCTGCTACTTCCACGGCATCAAGGCTTTCTTTGAAACCGGAAGGAGCTACCAGAATCCGTTGCGGAATGGACATGACCATGAGGACACCTGTTTCTTATAGGAATGGCGAAGTTGTGGATTACGGCGAAGTGAAGAGCGGCAGACCAAGGAGCGGCCAGAGGAAAAAGCTGAACAGCAGAACCAGCACGGCACTCAACGGTGCCAACCAGGCCGAGAGCCGGAGCAGGTCAGCGGGCTCATAGTTGAGCCGGCCATCCGTTTCAGCGAAGATGGCCACTGGTTTGGCCGAGCTGGTAAGGGTGTGGCAGAAGCCCGCTGCTGCTGTGGATGCGAAGGCCACGGCCACGGGGTCCACTCCCATGGGAGCCGCTGTGGCCACCACCATAGGAATGAGTACCGCCGAGCGGGCCGAACGCGACTGGATCACCAAGTGGGCCGCTGTTGAAGCGAGCACCACCACCACCACAAAGACGTATGGCTTTGCCGCCCCGAAGACGGCAACAGGTCCTACCAGGGAAGCCGCTAACCAGCCCGCCGCCCCAGTGGTCACCAAGCTCGAACCCAGGGCCAGGGTGGCGGCCATGAAAATCAGCATGGACCACGGCACTTTCTTCAGGGCAGCTGCCAACGTGACGGACCCATAGGCGGGCAAGGACACCACCAGCGCGCCCATCAACGCCACCAGTGCCGGATCCAGTCCGTGGATGGGTTCGGTGCACCAGAGTGCCACCACGGCCGCCAGCAGCAACAACGAACGTTGCTCATTCAGGTCCAGCGGCCCGCTGATGCGCTGGGTGTTATCCGCCTGCAACTGGCTAAGCTTCACAGCCAACGGCTCGGCCCGGTCACTGCTGGAGCTAAAGAGCCGCAGCACCAGCTCAGTGGCCATGAAGGACGATGCCAGGGACAGGGGAAGGCCAAGCAGTAACCAGGATGCGAAGTCGAAGCCCGGGTAACCGGCCGATTGAAGGATTTGGCTGGTGATCAGATGTGCGCCTGCACCGAGGAAGGATCCCACTGCGGAAAGAAGTATGACCGTGGGAAACAACACCGCAAGCATCTTCACCAATGATGGCCGGTCCTTGAACACCTTCCGCAGCGTCAGGAAGATAGGCAACACCAGGGCCGCGCGTCCGGACGTGGCCGGAATGGCGAAAGCTGTGACCACCAGCCCGAGGCAGGACAAGTAGGCCAACTGCCTCACCGAACGCGCACCGGAGAGAATGAACGCCGCACCTCTGGCCGCCAGTCCGGTTGAAGCAACGGCACTGGCAATGACGAACGCCGCCATCAGCAGCCAAATGGAGTCCTCACCCAGCGCCGCAAAGAGACTCTCCGTGGGGAGCGTGCCGCTGATGACAAGCACGACGGCGGCGCCAAGGGCAACGTAGGTGTCCTCCACGGCGGAGAAAATCCAGAACCAGATGGCGGCCACAAAGACGCAGAGTGTCACGGCCGCATGACCATCCAGGCCCCAACCATTGACTGAGTTGACCGCCAGGGCCACCATCAAGGCGATTGCCACGAGCAAGGCTATGGCCGCTGAAGGACGGAAGATCCCAAGGACTCTCCGTGTTCCGTCCTGCTCGGATGGACCTTCCGGGGTCTGAGGCACGGAGCTGTAATAGACCTGACTCATGTCAATCGGTATCCCGCACCGCGGATGGTCTCCAGCCGCTCCGCCCCAATCTTTGCCCGGAGCGCCCGGACATAGACGTCCACCACATTTGATGCGGGATCGAAGTCCATGTTCCAGGCATGGGAGATCAGCTGTTCCCTGCTCAACACCTGGCCGGGGTGGCGAAGGAAAACTTCCAGGAGGGAGAACTCGCGGGCTGTGAGGTCGGCGCCGGCTTCACCCACGCGCACCCGGCGACTCCGTAGGTCCAGCACCATGTCCTCATGGGCAAGGGTCAGGACCGGGGCCGAGTCAGAGTCGTCATTCAGACGCAGGCGGATTCGCGCCAGGAGCTCGGCAAACTGGAACGGCTTTGTCATGTAATCATTGGCGCCGCTTTCCAGCCCGTACACGGTGTCCGCCACAGAATCACTGGCGGTCAGCACGATCACCGGCGTCTTGGACCCCTCACTGCGAAGGCGCTCCAATACTTCAAAGCCGCTGAGCATGGGAAGGCCAATGTCCAGGATGATCATGCCGAACTCGCCGGACCTCGCCAGCAGCAGAGCACTGGCTCCATCGTCCACGGTGAGGCAGGTGTAGCCTGCGGCCCTCAAGCCCTTCTCGATGAAATCGGAAATCCGCCGGTCATCCTCGGCAATCAGGATCCTGCTCACTTGTGGTGCTCCTTCAGTTGATCCAGGCGTTTGGTGACACTGCCGTCCACGGCTGCGGCGTCGGCGTCGCCGCTGGTGACGGGGTCGCTGCTGGTGACGTGGTCGCCGCTGGTGACGGGGTCGCTGCTGGTGACGTGGTCGCCGCTGGTGACGTGGTCACCGTTGGTGGCGGGGTCGCCGTCGAAAACCGGCGAGGGCACCGTGATGCCGAACGTGGCGCCGTTTCCCTGAGTACTGCGGACCCAGGCAGTACCGTGATGCGCCTCGGCGATGCTGCGAACAATTGCCAGACCCAATCCGGCACCAGGCCGGGCCCTATCAGCTTCCTGGGCTGCGTGGCCCCGATGGAACCGGCCAAAAATCCGGGCGGCTTCGTCCTCTTCAACGCCCCTGCCGTGATCTGAAACCCAGAGGGTAAAGCGACGGGAACTGCCCTCGCCTTCGAAGCGCGAGCCAAGGCTGACGGTGCTGTCCTCCGGGGAGTACTGGCAGGCATTGGTGGCCAATTGCAGCACGGCCTGGGTGATGCGTTGAGCGTCCACTGTGACGCTTCCCTCCGCGATTTCCAGGATGGGCCACCCCCTTGGACCAAGCACTTGGGCTTTGGCCTCGATATCAAGCAGGAGAGTGGCAGCGTCGGTACGCCGCGGTTGCGCGAAGCCGGGGCGGTCCACTTTCGCCAACAGCAGCAGGTCCGAGACAATCCGGCCCATTCTTGCGAGTTCATCGTCCACCAAGGTCAGGGTGCGGGCCCTGTCGGCTTCGTCATCCTCCATCAGTTCAAGGTGGCCGCGGATCACGGTGATGGGTGTGCGAAGTTCATGCGAAGCGTCATCCACGAATGCCCGTTGAGTTCGGTAAGCCGATTCAAGCCGGTCCAGCATGGTGTTGAAGGTCACGGCCAGCGCCGAAATGTCGTCGTTGCCCCGAACAGGGACCCGTGCGGTGAGGTCATTCTCCGAGATGTCCTCCGCCACCCTTCGGACTTCCCGGACAGGTGAGAGGATCTGTCCGGCCACCAGCCAGGCAATGCCCGCTGTCACGGCCAGGCCGCCAAGGGAGACGAAGAAAATGGTCAACACAGTTCCGGCTACCTGATCCTCCCGGGGTCCCATGTAGGTGCCCACAATGAGGTGCCCGGTTTCACTGCCCGAGACCACCGGGAGGCGAACCCAGTGCATTTCCCCCTCGCTGGTCCGGGCAATACCGGATGAGGCGTTGCCGGTCCGGATGGAGTCCATCAGTGCTTGGTCCCGGGGCAAGTCATGGCCGCCGGTCTGCGAGCTCAAGGCACCGGTAGGCGTATACAGGGTGCGTTGGCCCACGCTGCCAACAATGACTTCCCCTTGTGCGGCCGATTGGCGGCTGAGGAAGATCTCCAGCATCTTCTCTATGGAGCTGAAAGGCTTGGCCGTAGTGGGGTCAACGCCTTCAGCGGCGAACGCACGGAACTCCTGCAGTTCCTGGGTGATGTCCTGATGAGCCTGGGTCTGGGCGCCGTTCAAGAGCAATGACCGCATGGTGAGCATGACCGCCAGCAGCGTCAGCGCCGTGGTGAGCAGTATCCAGGCCGCGATCCGCCAACGGGCGGGAACCCTGGACCCAAGCCGGGCTCCCGGACCTTTGGTTCGGGGGTGCCGATCCGGGACGGCGGGCAGTGCGACCTGTTGGGATGGAGTGTCCGTCATTGTCATCAGTCCTCCACCTCGCCGGCGTCATCGTCGTCGTCAATGACCACCGGGGGCACCACCGGCACCGGGGCCGGCGGCTGTACCGGTGCTGGGGCCGGCGGGATAATCGGCGCCGGAGTTGCGGGCGGCGCCGGAGTTGCGGGCGTCTCCGGTGCTGGGGTTGCAGGCGGCGCTGTCGGTGCCGGCGTGGACGGCAAGGGATCCGGATCCGGCGTGGGTTCCAGGCCCGGCGCAGGCCGGCCGTCCGGACCTGGCCCCAGTTCGATCGGATTCGCATCCACCTCGGGTGGTCCCGATGGAGCCGCGAGCAGGGTTCCGGCCACCGCAAGGAGCACCGGAACCAGGAGCATCGCCCCCAACAGGAGAACTCGTCGCATCGTTTGCATGCATTCATCGTTACAGGCCTGCATGAGGCCTTCATGAAACGAGGATGAAGAAGTCTTCATGTACTGGCCGCGCATCTCATACCCCGGGTGGAGGCCCGCCCGCAGAGTTCAGCCGCGGGACTGACGCCCCGGCGCAGGGCCTGCAGGGATGCTGGATACATGAACGCCATCCTCCACGCCCAGCAGCTCACCAAGCACTACCCCGGCAGCATCGCCTTGGACAACGTCGACTTCACAGCAAGTGCCGGCCAGTCCATTGCGATCATCGGACCCTCAGGTTCCGGAAAGACCACACTTTTGCACTGCCTCGCCGGAATTTTGAGGCCCGACGCCGGAGCCATCACCTTGAACACTCCTTCCTCACCTTTGCGGCTGGATACCTTGGGAGATGCCGCGCTGTCCCGGCTGCGGCGCGAGGAATTTGGGTTTGTGTTCCAGCAGGGCATGCTTCTTCCGGAGTTAACTGCCTTGGAAAACGTGGCGCTGGCCCTGATGCTCAACGGCACAGACCGTGCTACTTCGGAGGCCAGGGCCGCCGAATGGTTGGCGGCTTTGGGATTGGCCGGAATGGAACAACGCCGGCTCGGTGAGCTCTCCGGTGGACAGGTGCAGCGCGTGGCCATCGCCCGTGCCCAAGTCACAGGCGCCCGGGTAGTGTTCGCGGACGAGCCCACCGGCGCTTTGGATTCTGCCACCTCCAAGGAAGTCCTGGACGTGCTCCTGCACTCCGTGGCCGCGAACGGCCGGACGCTTCTGGTGGTCACGCACGATCCCAACGTCGCGGCCCGCTGCGAGCGCGTTGTGGAGTTGCGCGATGGCAGGATCGTGGCAGACAGCGGCACAGTTCCGGCTCCCGGCCCGGCAGCGCCAGCCGCACAGGCAGTGCCAAACCCACCGGCAGCGCCGTCCGCCAACTTCAAGGGTGCCTTCAATGTCTAGTCTCTCCATGGCCCTGCGCCTCACCCCGTACCTCGCCCGAAGCAACGGAAGCAGCTTCCGGGAAGCCGGTCTTCGCGATTCCGGACTCCCCATCCTCGCTTTCGGGACGGTTACGGCCCTACTGCTCACCGTGGCCGGCGGTTCACAGGTTTTCTGGTCCTGGTCTGACGACATCGCCGGCACCTACCAAGCCTTGGCCGTGGTGGCCATGGTGCTGCTGATCATCCCATTGTTGACGCTCGGTGCCTCGGCCGCCCGACTCGCCGCCCGCCGTCGTGATGACCGTTTGGCATCCTTGCGGTTGCTGGGCGCCAACAGCGCCACGGTGGTCTGGATGACCGTCATAGAGTCAACCGTCCTCGCAGCCGTGGGAGCTGTGGCCGGGGCGGGGCTATACGCCTGCGCAGCACCGTTCCTGGGATTGATCCAGTTCCGGGGACAAGCAATCGGAACCCATGCGTGGTTGTCCGTTCCGTCCATCCTCGGCTGCGTGCTGGCCGTCTGTGTCCTTGCAGCGGCGAGTGCCGCGTTGGGGCTCCGGAAGGTTGTGGTGACGCCGTTGGGCGTCCGGACCCGGCAAACGGCCGACGGCGCGCACTGGGTTCGCGGACTCATCGCAGCTGTGGTGGTGGTCATCGGAGTGGTGGCGATGGGGATGCTCAGCAGCTTTGGCGCGTTCATTGTGATCATCGCGGTGATGGGCGGCTGCTTCGGTTTGGCCCTGCTGGCGTTGAACCTCATGGGACCGTGGATCCTGCGGCTGCGGGCCTCCTCGCAACTCAAGCACGCCAAGAAGCCTGAGCAACTGCTGGCAGCGCGGACCGTGCTGGAAAGCCCCAAGGAATCGTGGCGGCAGGTTGGGGGCGTCGCGATGACCAGTTTTGTGGGCGTGTTCGTGGGTGTGGGCATGGCGGTGGCGGACACCATGGGAACCGGCGCCGACGCCGAAACTACTCTGCTTGTCCGCGACATCAACACCGGTGTGATGATCACCCTGTTGGGCTCGTTCCTGATGGTCGCCTGCTCAGCGGGCGTCAACCAGGCTGCCGCAGTGCTGGACCGGGCTTCGACGCTGGTGGCCTTGGACAGGGTTGGCATGCCGCGGAAGCTCATGGTGGCGGCGAGGGTCAAGGCCGTGATGTCGCCGCTGTTCCTCGTGGCAGGCATCTCAGCTGCAGCGGCGGCCGTTCTGGTTCTGCCGCTGACCGGCGCTGCGCTGCTGACCCAGCCCGTGGTCATTTTGACCATCGGTGGCGTGTTCGCTGCCGGGTTCCTGCTGGTCCGGCTGGCTGTTGCCGCGGGTACCGCACAGATCGGCCAGGTCCTGGCCCGGCCCGAGCGCTACGCGAGCATGGATTCGTAGCCGGCCGCCCGCCGTCGTCCTTCCCGGGCTACTTGCAGCCGCAGGACTGACGGATGATCAACTCGGTGGGCAGGATCTGGTGTTGCAGCTCTTCTCCGCGGCCCTTGCCCACCAGTGCCTGCACGGCGGCTTCGGCCATCGCCTTGACCGGCTGCGCAACTGTGGTCAAGGCGGGCCAGCTGTATTCGGCGTCCAGCGATCCATCGAAAGATACCAACGCCATGTCATCGGGCACCCGAACGCCTGCCTCATGAAGCGCCCTGAGGATACCGATTGCCTGCATGTCGTTACTTGCAAAAATCGCTGTGGGCCGGTTGGCCATGGCCAGGAAGCGCTTACCTACCTCGTAGCCACCGGGACGGCTGAACGGGCCGTGAAGCATGGGCCCGTCCGGCAGTCCGGCGTCACGCAAAGTGGCCAGCCAGCCTACCTCGCGCCCGTCCAGCTGGTTCCCGGTATTGGTGCCGATCGCCAAGCCAATGTTGGTATGGCCGTGGCCGATCAGATGTTCCACGGCGGCACGGGCACCGGCTTCCAGATCAACACCCACGCTGTTGATTCCCGGCGGTGAGCCTGCGTTATTCAACAGAACGGAGGGGATTTCGGAAGCTTCGAGTTCCGTAACGTCGGGGTCGAACACACAACTGGCCAGGAACACCCCGTCCACCTGCCGGGCGGCGAGGGTGCGGATGTTCTTGCGTTCGCGGGTCAGGCTGCCGTCCGAGTTGGTGAGAACCATCCCGAAGCCCAGTTCCGCGGCAGCATCTTCCACGGCGTGGGCCAGCTGGGTGAAAAACGGGTTGGTGTTGTCCGGAACCACCACGCCAATGGTTTCGCTGGACCCCAGTTTGAGGGCACGGGCGGCAGCGTTGGGCCGGTATCCGAGGACACGGATGGCCTCCCGAACCTTGGCTTCCGTTGCCGGGGCCACGTTCTTGGGCCCACCGTTCACCACATAACTCACGACGGCGGTACTCACCCCGGCGTACCGGGCCACGTCTTTGCGTGTAACCGGGCCGCGCGAGGTTTGTACCGCCGAAGTTGTCATGAGGTAAATGCTAGCTACTCCACTGGAGCATCACCGAAGTCGCGGATGGGAAGGCGCTCCCCGCCACGGAGTGCGGACTCATGGGCTACGATTCCCGGCACCGTGAAGCGGGCCGCGACCCAGGCGTTAACGGGAGGAAGGCTGCGGTTGTTCACGGCGGTGACAAAGTCGTCCACCAGGAATTGGTGGCTTCCTTCATGCCCGTTGGGCGCTCCGAGGAATTCCTGGGGAAGCCTGGACTGGTCGTGTACCGGAGCCAGCCCGGAGATGAAGGCATCCCGCAGCTCCGGCGCAACGTCTGCCAGGGATGGGTCATCCAGGGACATGGTGGGCTTCGTTTCCACCTGCTCGGACACGTCTTCCACGGTGGACTTGTCCTGCCACACGGTGGTGGTGGCAAGTTGCTCAAAGCTGGCGTCGGTGCCGAAGAAACGGAAGCGGGACTCGCGGATATGGGAGGGGTACCCTACGCGGCGCATCTCGTTGGTGCGCATCGCACCGCCGTCGTTCATTTCGAACAGCGCCGTGGCGTTGGAGAAGTCGTTGGCGAACATGCTGACGTCTTTGTCGAAGACGCCGTCGCCCCGCTGGTCCTTGACGCCGATGCAGCTGACGCTGACGGCATGGCCGGGGACGGCGCCGAGGACCCCGCCTATGGCGTGGGTGGGGTAGAGCATGGGCGGGTAGCTGGCGGTTTCCTTCCACCGGTCTCCGCCGCTGTACTGATACGCCTCGTAGAACCCGAGGTCCATGTCGTGGACGTAATCGCCCTCTGTGTAGAAGATGCGGCCGAACTTGCCTGCCGCATGTTGTTGCCGGGCGAAGACCGTGGCGGGGTTGTAGTAGCTGGTCTCACCCATCGCGTAAACCAGTTTGGTCTCGCGCACGGCCTCAATGATCCGTTCAATTTCCTCTTCGGATATGGCCATGGGCACCGCTGAGTAGACGTGCTTTCCAGCGCGCAAGGCCCGCTCTACCAGTGGTCCGTGAGTCCAGCGCTGCGTGAAGATGGCCACGGCATCGACGTCGGAGTCCAGCAGCTCTTCAAAGCTGCCCATCACGCCGTCCAGTCCCCAGCGTTCCTGCGCCGCAGCGGCCCGCTCAGGGAGTTCATCTATTGCATAAACCGCGCTGACGCCCGGGTGGAGCTTGAACAGGTGGGCGAACTGGCTGCCGAACTGCCCGGCACCCACAACCCCGATCGAAAACGTCATTGTTTACCTTCCCTGGGACTGCCGAAGCAGCCTCCGCTGTGTCCTCATGTGACTGTCCTGTCGAGTTTTGCATTGGAATCTACTCGAGTCAACAAAAGCAACAAAATTGAACATTTTTCATCAAAAAATGGCGACAGCGCTTGCGTTCATCAAATCTACTCGTGTAGATTCATTCCCAGTTGTTACCCACATCACAGTCAGGAAAGGGTCGACGATGACCACGCTAACCAAGCAACCAGGCAATGCCTCGGGGCGTTCCGGGAGCCATAACGGCCGCAAGCCACAGCCTGCCAAACGGAGCATGACCAGCCGTCTCGGCGATCTCAGAATCGCCCTCTTCTTCATCTTCCCGGCCGTCATCGGCTTCGTTGCGTTCTTTCTGATCCCCACCATCCGCGGCATCTACCTCAGCTTCACCGAGTACAGCATCCTGGGCGAGCCAACGTGGATCGGCATCGATAACTACACGGCCATCTTTGCGGACGAACTCTTCTGGAACGCCATGGGCGTCACGCTCCAGTACGTGGGCCTGAACATCGGCTTCCAAACGGTCATTGCTCTGGGACTGGCGTTGCTGATGCACCGGGTGGCAAAGTCCACTTTCGTTCGCGGCGCACTCCTGCTGCCGTTCCTGGTGGCCAACGTCATTGTGGCCCTGCTCTGGTTCTGGATGCTCGACTACCAGCTGGGCATCGTCAACGAGGTCATGAGCTGGGTGGGGCTCCCCCGCGTCGCCTTCTTCGGCAGCGAACAGTGGGCCATCCCCACCATCGCCTTCGTGAACGTCTGGCGGCACATGGGCTACACGGCCCTGCTCATCTTCGCCGGCCTGCAATCCATCCCCAACCACCTCTACGAGGTAGCAAACCTCGACGGCGCGT contains the following coding sequences:
- a CDS encoding SLC13 family permease — its product is MSQVYYSSVPQTPEGPSEQDGTRRVLGIFRPSAAIALLVAIALMVALAVNSVNGWGLDGHAAVTLCVFVAAIWFWIFSAVEDTYVALGAAVVLVISGTLPTESLFAALGEDSIWLLMAAFVIASAVASTGLAARGAAFILSGARSVRQLAYLSCLGLVVTAFAIPATSGRAALVLPIFLTLRKVFKDRPSLVKMLAVLFPTVILLSAVGSFLGAGAHLITSQILQSAGYPGFDFASWLLLGLPLSLASSFMATELVLRLFSSSSDRAEPLAVKLSQLQADNTQRISGPLDLNEQRSLLLLAAVVALWCTEPIHGLDPALVALMGALVVSLPAYGSVTLAAALKKVPWSMLIFMAATLALGSSLVTTGAAGWLAASLVGPVAVFGAAKPYVFVVVVVLASTAAHLVIQSRSARSAVLIPMVVATAAPMGVDPVAVAFASTAAAGFCHTLTSSAKPVAIFAETDGRLNYEPADLLRLSAWLAPLSAVLVLLFSFFLWPLLGLPLFTSP
- a CDS encoding Gfo/Idh/MocA family protein translates to MTFSIGVVGAGQFGSQFAHLFKLHPGVSAVYAIDELPERAAAAQERWGLDGVMGSFEELLDSDVDAVAIFTQRWTHGPLVERALRAGKHVYSAVPMAISEEEIERIIEAVRETKLVYAMGETSYYNPATVFARQQHAAGKFGRIFYTEGDYVHDMDLGFYEAYQYSGGDRWKETASYPPMLYPTHAIGGVLGAVPGHAVSVSCIGVKDQRGDGVFDKDVSMFANDFSNATALFEMNDGGAMRTNEMRRVGYPSHIRESRFRFFGTDASFEQLATTTVWQDKSTVEDVSEQVETKPTMSLDDPSLADVAPELRDAFISGLAPVHDQSRLPQEFLGAPNGHEGSHQFLVDDFVTAVNNRSLPPVNAWVAARFTVPGIVAHESALRGGERLPIRDFGDAPVE
- a CDS encoding cell wall metabolism sensor histidine kinase WalK, encoding MTDTPSQQVALPAVPDRHPRTKGPGARLGSRVPARWRIAAWILLTTALTLLAVMLTMRSLLLNGAQTQAHQDITQELQEFRAFAAEGVDPTTAKPFSSIEKMLEIFLSRQSAAQGEVIVGSVGQRTLYTPTGALSSQTGGHDLPRDQALMDSIRTGNASSGIARTSEGEMHWVRLPVVSGSETGHLIVGTYMGPREDQVAGTVLTIFFVSLGGLAVTAGIAWLVAGQILSPVREVRRVAEDISENDLTARVPVRGNDDISALAVTFNTMLDRLESAYRTQRAFVDDASHELRTPITVIRGHLELMEDDEADRARTLTLVDDELARMGRIVSDLLLLAKVDRPGFAQPRRTDAATLLLDIEAKAQVLGPRGWPILEIAEGSVTVDAQRITQAVLQLATNACQYSPEDSTVSLGSRFEGEGSSRRFTLWVSDHGRGVEEDEAARIFGRFHRGHAAQEADRARPGAGLGLAIVRSIAEAHHGTAWVRSTQGNGATFGITVPSPVFDGDPATNGDHVTSGDHVTSSDPVTSGDHVTSSDPVTSGDADAAAVDGSVTKRLDQLKEHHK
- a CDS encoding LacI family DNA-binding transcriptional regulator, which produces MTTSAVQTSRGPVTRKDVARYAGVSTAVVSYVVNGGPKNVAPATEAKVREAIRVLGYRPNAAARALKLGSSETIGVVVPDNTNPFFTQLAHAVEDAAAELGFGMVLTNSDGSLTRERKNIRTLAARQVDGVFLASCVFDPDVTELEASEIPSVLLNNAGSPPGINSVGVDLEAGARAAVEHLIGHGHTNIGLAIGTNTGNQLDGREVGWLATLRDAGLPDGPMLHGPFSRPGGYEVGKRFLAMANRPTAIFASNDMQAIGILRALHEAGVRVPDDMALVSFDGSLDAEYSWPALTTVAQPVKAMAEAAVQALVGKGRGEELQHQILPTELIIRQSCGCK
- a CDS encoding glycerate kinase: MVMSIPQRILVAPSGFKESLDAVEVAAAISAGIRRVIPGVSINAVPMADGGEGTAAALASATAGKIIRTRVTGPVGEPVDSHFAVLGRVDRPTAVVEMAAAAGLRLVPGTMRNPGKTTTFGVGELILAALDQGVERIVVGCGDSGTSDGGAGALRALGVRILDAHGRELPEGGAALCNAGSVDFSGLDPRLAACQLELALNPFNVLCGPQGVARVFGPQKGATPDQVEELSQGLDRWAGLLAEATGMPEEFLRNGQGTGASGGLGAGLAAVGARLVPRFELLLDSGLAGIDLDAHIAKADLVVTAEGAIDFQTPRGKVPAEVARRAQRAGVPVLAFAGSIGKDAADVHAAGIDAIAGIIPIPMDLNRAVAEGAMLLQEATERTFRVLLLGSAISSRVGAAA
- a CDS encoding carbohydrate ABC transporter permease; translation: MTTLTKQPGNASGRSGSHNGRKPQPAKRSMTSRLGDLRIALFFIFPAVIGFVAFFLIPTIRGIYLSFTEYSILGEPTWIGIDNYTAIFADELFWNAMGVTLQYVGLNIGFQTVIALGLALLMHRVAKSTFVRGALLLPFLVANVIVALLWFWMLDYQLGIVNEVMSWVGLPRVAFFGSEQWAIPTIAFVNVWRHMGYTALLIFAGLQSIPNHLYEVANLDGASPTRTFWSVTMPLLRPVLVLVLVVTVIGSFQVFDTVAVTTNGGPVNASRVIQMYIYQKAFGESDFGYASALSVILFVILALVAFVQMKFLKGNESDLD
- a CDS encoding FtsX-like permease family protein — protein: MSSLSMALRLTPYLARSNGSSFREAGLRDSGLPILAFGTVTALLLTVAGGSQVFWSWSDDIAGTYQALAVVAMVLLIIPLLTLGASAARLAARRRDDRLASLRLLGANSATVVWMTVIESTVLAAVGAVAGAGLYACAAPFLGLIQFRGQAIGTHAWLSVPSILGCVLAVCVLAAASAALGLRKVVVTPLGVRTRQTADGAHWVRGLIAAVVVVIGVVAMGMLSSFGAFIVIIAVMGGCFGLALLALNLMGPWILRLRASSQLKHAKKPEQLLAARTVLESPKESWRQVGGVAMTSFVGVFVGVGMAVADTMGTGADAETTLLVRDINTGVMITLLGSFLMVACSAGVNQAAAVLDRASTLVALDRVGMPRKLMVAARVKAVMSPLFLVAGISAAAAAVLVLPLTGAALLTQPVVILTIGGVFAAGFLLVRLAVAAGTAQIGQVLARPERYASMDS
- a CDS encoding ABC transporter ATP-binding protein produces the protein MNAILHAQQLTKHYPGSIALDNVDFTASAGQSIAIIGPSGSGKTTLLHCLAGILRPDAGAITLNTPSSPLRLDTLGDAALSRLRREEFGFVFQQGMLLPELTALENVALALMLNGTDRATSEARAAEWLAALGLAGMEQRRLGELSGGQVQRVAIARAQVTGARVVFADEPTGALDSATSKEVLDVLLHSVAANGRTLLVVTHDPNVAARCERVVELRDGRIVADSGTVPAPGPAAPAAQAVPNPPAAPSANFKGAFNV
- a CDS encoding response regulator transcription factor codes for the protein MSRILIAEDDRRISDFIEKGLRAAGYTCLTVDDGASALLLARSGEFGMIILDIGLPMLSGFEVLERLRSEGSKTPVIVLTASDSVADTVYGLESGANDYMTKPFQFAELLARIRLRLNDDSDSAPVLTLAHEDMVLDLRSRRVRVGEAGADLTAREFSLLEVFLRHPGQVLSREQLISHAWNMDFDPASNVVDVYVRALRAKIGAERLETIRGAGYRLT